CGTTTTCAACTATGGCGTCAAGTATAAGATGTACGGCATGGAAGTGCCGATGTCGCCTGATGACCATTTTCAGGACTTAAAGCGTATCATTGCCGCGGCCGGAGGCAAGGCAAGGCGTATTACCGTCATAATGCCTATGCTTTATGAAGGGCGCCAGCACCGCAGGGTATCACGTGAATCGCTCGATTGTGCAACGGCTCTTCAGGAGCTCGCACATATGGGCGTAACAAATGTCATAACCTTTGATGCGCACGACCCGCGTGTTCAGAACGCGGTGCCGCTGATTGGCTTTGACTCGGTTCAGCCTAAATATCAGATGATAAAGGCCCTTGTCAACACCTATCCAGACATCAAAATCGACCGTGAACACCTAACTATAATCTCACCCGATGAAGGCGGCATGTCAAGGTGCATCTACTATTCATCGGTTCTCGGGCTTGACCTGGGCATGTTCTATAAGCGCCGCGATTACTCTAAGATCGTCGGCGGGCGCAACCCGATAATAAGCCATGAATATCTCGGCGGCAGTATCGAAGGCAAAGACGTTATTATTGTCGACGATATTATAGCCTCGGGTGATTCGGTAATCGATATCGCCGAGCAACTGAAGGCCAAAAAGGTCAACCGCGTATTTATTTTCGCAACCTTCGGCCTGTTTACAGAAGGGCTGTCAAGGTTTGACGAAGCGTATAAAAAAGGACTGATTGAAAAGGTCTTCACGACAAATCTCGTCTACCGCACCGATGAACTTAAGTCCAAAAAGTGGTACAGGGAAGTCGATATGTCAAAGTATATTGCATTTATTATCAACACGCTTAACTATGACCGTTCAATGAGCGAGCTTCTCGACCCGGTCAAACGCATTAACAAGCTTCTCGGCAAACTCAAGAAGTGACATAAGGCATTTGCTGCTGACGGCGGCAAGATTGCCTAAAACCTGTTATCAGAGTTAAAATTGACTTAAGTTTGCGGATGACAAACCGCCTAAATTCTGCTTTTAATCATAAAAAATCTTTTATGATTCCGACGAAATAATTTCACCCTACAAGACCTTGTATTTTTCATCAAATATTGTATACTATATTTGTAATTGAATAGAAACCGTATGACTGACGGAAGTGGAATTTACCACATGGAGTACGGTTTTATAGATTTGCCGACCGTCTGGGCGTAAAGAAAATTTATCCCCGGGCGGTCTTTTGTTTTTTGCCCGGGGCTGCGGAAAGGGTGTTTTTTATGAAAAAGCGTGCAGTTTTAAGTGTATCCGACAAAAGCGGAATCGTAGAATTTGCAAAGGAACTTGAAGCATTAGGCTATGAGATCGTCTCAACGGGCGGAACGGCCAGAGCGATCCGCGACGCCGGCGTCAAAGTCACAGGCGTATCTGATATCACAGGTTTTCCGGAGTGTCTTGACGGCAGGGTGAAGACCCTTCATCCGAAGATACATGCGGGCATCCTCGCTATGAGAAACAATCCGGAGCATATGAAGCAGATCGAGGAGCTCGGTGTAACCCCTATCGACATAGTTGCCATAAACCTCTATCCTTTCAAGCAGACAATACTTAAAGACGGCGTAACGCTGGCGGAAGCAATCGAAAATATCGATATCGGCGGCCCAACTATGATAAGGGCTGCGGCGAAAAACTGGCAGGACGTAGCCGTAATCGTCGACCCGAAGGATTACAAGACGGTTATCGACGAGCTTAAAGCCAACGGCGAAGTTTCAAAAGAGACAAAGTTCCGCCTTGCAGGCAAGGTTTTTGAGCATACGGCTCAGTATGACGCGCTTATCGCGGATTACCTCAGAAAACAGCGCGGCGATTCACCGTTTGCTGATAGCCTGACACTTACTTTCGAAAAGGTTCAGGATATGCGCTACGGTGAAAACCCGCACCAGAAGGCTGCTTTCTATAGGGAGATCGGAAAGGCCGACAATGTCCTTTCAGCGGCGAAGCAGCTTCATGGCAAGGAACTCTCATATAACAATATCAATGACGCGAACGGCGCTCTCGACGTCATCAAGGAGTTTGGATATGATACCCCTGTTGCTGTCGCGGTAAAGCACGCGAACCCCTGCGGCGTTGCGACGGGCGCCGATATCCATGAGGCATATCTGCGCGCCTATGAGGCCGACCCGGTTTCAATCTTCGGCGGCATTGTCGCTTTAAACCGCGAGGTTGACGCAGCAACAGCCGAAGAAATGGCAAAGATATTCCTCGAAATCATAATCGCCCCCTCATTCTCAAAAGAAGCTCTTGAAATTCTCACGAAAAAGAAGAATATCAGACTGCTCGAATTGCCCAACCTGGCAAAAGCAAATGCCAAGGGTACACTTGATATGAAGAAAGTCGCCGGCGGCCTGCTCGTTCAGGAACTGGACACAGAGCTTTTGAACGAGGAAGATATCAAGTGCGTTACAAAGCGCCAGCCGACAGCGAAAGAGCTTGAAGACCTTAAGTTTGCGTGGAAGATCGTCAAGCATACAAAGTCCAACGGCATCGCCCTTGCAAAAGACAATCAGACGGTCGGCATAGGCCCTGGTCAGACCAACCGTATAACTGCCCTGGAGCTCGCCATCAAATACGGCGGCGACAAGGTAAAAGGCTCTGTCATGGCTTCAGACGCCTTCTTCCCGTTCTCTGACTGCGTCGAGGCAGCTCAAAAAGCCGGCATAACTGCGATTATCCAGCCGGGCGGCTCAATCCGCGACGAGGATTCGATAAAGGCGGCTGATGAAGCAGGCATTGCCATGCTCTTCACCGGAATGAGACATTTTAAGCATTAATAAAGTTGCAAACGAAAGCGGCCTCTTACTGCCAATCAGCAAGGGGCCGTTCCTTTTCACTTTTGACTGTACGGTATATAATATATTGTGTAGTCAACTTTGGGGGTGATTTGATGGCTATTCGCAATATAATAAAACTCGGCGACGAGACGCTGAGGAAGAAGAGCAGAAAAGTTGATGTAATAAACGACCGCATAAAAACACTTATTTCAGACATGGCGGATACGCTGCACAGCACCGACGACGGAATAGGACTTGCTGCCCCTCAAGTCGGAGTGTTAAGGCGTGTTGTTGTCATTGATATGGGCGACGGAGTCAAAGCATACATCAATCCGGAGATAGTTTCTTCACAAGGCAGCAGAAAAGCTGTTGAAAGTTGCCTCAGTATTCCGGGCAGATCAGCGACTGTTATACGGCCGGAAAAGGTTACGGTCAAAGCAATGGATGAAGACGGCAAAGAGTTTACAGAGGAAGCTCAATGGCTGCGGGCTGTTTGCCTCTGCCATGAGATTGACCACCTTGACGGCATTTTATTTATAGATAAAGCAATAGATTGAAATATTGATGAAATTTAGAACACTTACAATAAAACAGGGAGTAGTAGCGAATGGATAAAATCGATATTTTGGTTATTGGCGGTGGAGGGCGTGAACACGCCGTAATAAAAAAGCTGAAGCAAAGCAAGCATGCAGGTAAGATTTACTGTGCTCCAGGCAACGGCGGCATTTCAATGGACGCTCAGTGCGTCAATATTAAGGCAACGGACACAATGCTTGTCACTGCTTTTGCAAAAGAACATAAAATCGACCTTGTCGTGGTAACTCCCGATGACCCGCTTGCCCTCGGTATGGTTGACGCCTTAGAAGCCGAGGGAATCAGAGCTTTCGGCCCAAATAAGGCGGCGGCCCAGATTGAAAGCAGCAAGGTTTTTGCAAAGAATCTGATGAAGAAATACGGCATTCCAACAGCCAGCTATGACGTATTCGACGATCCCAAAGAGGCTCT
This DNA window, taken from [Clostridium] cellulosi, encodes the following:
- the def2 gene encoding peptide deformylase (High confidence in function and specificity), coding for MAIRNIIKLGDETLRKKSRKVDVINDRIKTLISDMADTLHSTDDGIGLAAPQVGVLRRVVVIDMGDGVKAYINPEIVSSQGSRKAVESCLSIPGRSATVIRPEKVTVKAMDEDGKEFTEEAQWLRAVCLCHEIDHLDGILFIDKAID
- a CDS encoding ribose-phosphate pyrophosphokinase (High confidence in function and specificity) is translated as MANEEGNSMTTPVGPLGIIAMRGCEEITDKVDKYLCEWRDDADQGTFQIESCCPRFSSGEGKGLIKKSVRGHDIFIICDVFNYGVKYKMYGMEVPMSPDDHFQDLKRIIAAAGGKARRITVIMPMLYEGRQHRRVSRESLDCATALQELAHMGVTNVITFDAHDPRVQNAVPLIGFDSVQPKYQMIKALVNTYPDIKIDREHLTIISPDEGGMSRCIYYSSVLGLDLGMFYKRRDYSKIVGGRNPIISHEYLGGSIEGKDVIIVDDIIASGDSVIDIAEQLKAKKVNRVFIFATFGLFTEGLSRFDEAYKKGLIEKVFTTNLVYRTDELKSKKWYREVDMSKYIAFIINTLNYDRSMSELLDPVKRINKLLGKLKK
- the purH gene encoding Bifunctional purine biosynthesis protein PurH (High confidence in function and specificity), which codes for MKKRAVLSVSDKSGIVEFAKELEALGYEIVSTGGTARAIRDAGVKVTGVSDITGFPECLDGRVKTLHPKIHAGILAMRNNPEHMKQIEELGVTPIDIVAINLYPFKQTILKDGVTLAEAIENIDIGGPTMIRAAAKNWQDVAVIVDPKDYKTVIDELKANGEVSKETKFRLAGKVFEHTAQYDALIADYLRKQRGDSPFADSLTLTFEKVQDMRYGENPHQKAAFYREIGKADNVLSAAKQLHGKELSYNNINDANGALDVIKEFGYDTPVAVAVKHANPCGVATGADIHEAYLRAYEADPVSIFGGIVALNREVDAATAEEMAKIFLEIIIAPSFSKEALEILTKKKNIRLLELPNLAKANAKGTLDMKKVAGGLLVQELDTELLNEEDIKCVTKRQPTAKELEDLKFAWKIVKHTKSNGIALAKDNQTVGIGPGQTNRITALELAIKYGGDKVKGSVMASDAFFPFSDCVEAAQKAGITAIIQPGGSIRDEDSIKAADEAGIAMLFTGMRHFKH